The following DNA comes from Silurus meridionalis isolate SWU-2019-XX chromosome 14, ASM1480568v1, whole genome shotgun sequence.
AAGGTATACCTAGACCTTTTGGGTAACTGAAGCTTCAAACTTTGTTTAAACTGTTTGATGAAGGCTGACCTGGTGTTATGTTCAGGACTCCACATATTTTTGGTCATAAagtaaatatacaaacacatttatttgctcATCATTCACAAGAGCATTTGCAAATGTGATATTTATTGATTAAGTATATGGCGATTCATATAAACCTATTTCAAATAGcaaaattgtaaattattatagtaatctaatatatatatatatatatatatatatatatatatatatatatatatatatatatatatatatatatatcaagcgATCAATAACTGTAGTCAAATACCATAACTTATGCACTGCAATCGCTGAGCTGCATTATCtacactctttttttcttttagttattATTTTGAATTCAGCTTACTGAAACAAAAACTCTGCCTTTTAATGGAATTATGTGTGGTAATTTGTGGGTGATTGGTGTGTATCAATTAGCATGAAAGTTCAAAGAATACCAACAAAACCTGCAAATTTGGTATGAAACTCTTTTAGAGTTTAAATACAGTGTTTCCAACACAATGAACAATGGAGGTTCATTTGGAGTGAAacaactactacaacaactATCACCAAAGTCCATAAGACTCCTAAtgcattaatgtaaaataaagagCCTACCATTGCCTACAGTATTATCCTCAATGTCAAGCGTAAGGCTCACTCTCATGGGATCGGTGGATTTTGCACGTGCAGGCTTTCTGAAAGAGCACAGAGTAAGTGAGGATTCACAAATTCAATAAGAACAGTTTTAAAAAGATTGATGAAGATAAGataaacaacagaaaaacaaacaatcgCCCACATGAAAACACCTACACAGACAACTcgactgctttttttcttttttgaggcGTATGTGCTTTCTTGAGGAAAACGAGAAGAATGATGACAATGAGCACCAAAATTAAAATACAGGACACACCAATGAGGGCCTTCTTCCATCCTGCCAACTTCACTGTAAGggaaatataaaacatacagaAATTAAACAAGTCTATCATCATATTAATGTATTCCAAGTAGTCATTAAAAAGCCTATCCCTGTTGTGAGACAGCTGCGtgtaaaatacaatttatatatagcAGTCAGCCTACAATGCATGTCTTTGGATTGGGGTGGAAACTGAAGTTCTCTGATAAAACTTTCAAAGCATGAAGTAAACATGCAAATGCTGTGAACTGGGAAAAGGCAGGAATTGAACCCCAACTCCAGAGGTGTGGCACCAACGTGCTAAATCATTGTGCACCTGAAAgttacttattttatatttattatatgaattCTAGTCTCATGATTATGTTTCTTATTTAGTCTCTGGGTCTACAGTGACCCTGACAAGAATAGTGCAGTTACAGAAGAGGAATGGATgaataagtgaatgaatgaatataaacttttggtGTGTAATCAAATTTCTGTTTCAAATATTATTCCTCCATAAAAACACCAGATTATAGATTATACACTAGATTATATCTTATATCATATGAAGATTTAATTACACTGTTCAGATTCTCATAACAGCTGCTCAACTGCACATCTGCATTAATGAATGTGCCTTAAAcagtattaaaaatatttttgttgtttttacactAAAAACACTAaggattttatacaaataatataatgatgAAAATCCTAAAAATTTGGAACTTAAATTAAgactaaaattaatattaatattacagtgTTGTTTAATGTACTATTCTGTGTCCAAAAAGTTTTGATCTAATAGAAGTTCTAGGTGTAAGATTTGTACTAATATATCTGTTTTAAATAGTTATTGCTTATAATATATCAAGCTTCACAGGGATTTGTAGAACAGGCTACACATATTAATTAAGGATATTTTGAAGAAGTCTCCAAGGTCAGTATTTTGCAACAATCAGagttaattgtttattttacaatttacaacaTGTGATTGTTcagaataaacaataaaatgtttttgtctaaTTGCTGTGGTGTAACAGAATTAAAAAGTCACTTGGAAACAGCCTATTTTATATGGGGCTATATTATACCATCCTGTCCTGTTACGttttataaatagtgtatttatAGTGTAATAAATGTAGGTGAAGTCTGACCTTCGATGGGGACAGAATGACTTCTCATTTTCTTATTAGCATCATTAGAGGCCTCGCAGAAGTAGCGTCCTTCATAATCACGGGTTATAGACTTGATGATGTGTGATCCTTTTGTGTTGTTTATATGTGTAGTGTTCAGAGGCTTCACAACTTCAGTACGGTACCAGGTAAAGGTGATTGGGACTGTTCCTTTGTCCACGCTACAGTCGAGAATGAGATCTTCACCTTCAGAGACCTTGTTGTTCTTAGTTTTAAGAGTCAAGTGTGGTTTGGACACAGTTTCTAGTGGGTATGGGAAAAGAAATATTGTTATTACTAATTCTTTCTTTTGATTTAAATCTATACATTTCTGTATGTAATTATGCATGTTTGTAATCATATCCCATTTAAGTTGcttaaatgttgtttttattactcACATTCTAAATAAATTTGTGGTCAGAGAGGAAAGTCATGGAGATTCATAGAGGCTAAGATTATTATTTCTGGATCATTATATTTCTTATACTGTACAAGTCAGCATTCATTTGAGAAGTGTAATACAGAGACCAGTTTTGTACCAGTTTagattaaaaaacacaacaaaatctTGCTTAAGAAAATTGGTATCTTAAATTATACCACAGTGGCCCTGAGCAGAAGTTACTAAGGCATTTATTAAAATGGTCTTTAAAGTCTGTAGTCTTACTTTGTCCAGACTCATTCCCACATATAAGCAAAAGTCTTCTGATTTTTAATGCTATTAAACTCTAGATGCCCTTTTGCTTTCTATATGTAATTGTATCCTTTAATAACACTTTGTTTTAATAAGTACaaaatagatttgttttttgtatcAGTTCATCATTAAATCTCTTACCTATAACTGGTACATTGAGAGGCAAACTAGATTTACTGATAGTTGCCCCTTGATTTTCAGCCTGGCAGGTGAAGTCACGGATCTCATTTTTGTCACTAATGGTGGAGGAGATGTTAAATAAAGCACTACGTTGAGGACCAGTCACTGTCTTGTATTCGATTTGCTGACCAGACTTCAGTAAGGTATAGGTGATTGGAAGTGTTCCTTGTTCACTCTCACACTGAAGCTGAAAAGGCTGCCCTATGATTATCTTTCCAACTGTGTGAATGGCTGGAACTGAAACAGGTActaagagaaaacaggaaaaaaaaaatgtaagatagagaaaaaagaaaaacactctAAATACACCCTTCTTACTTCCACAATAATTAAGAGTAATTAGCAGCCaggtgttactatagaaatgcaCAAGATTAGTTCATCATAAAGAAGTGTGACTACCTAAGTAGATCTTTTTGGTAGTTTGGTTTTTTTAGACTACTTTAGGTGTGTGTTCACATTATGCAAAGAAGAAACCAACAAGGCACCAACAAGGACCTCAAACATAAGAGGCAATTACTGCTGATGGGAtgggttataaggccatctcCAACCAATCTGAAATTAATAATTCTACTCTgagtataataaatattgtttaatttaaactGGAGATGTTTAACCATGTTTGGCAAAAACAAACTCAGCATACTATTGCTAACACCCCAAAACAAATAGCAAGCATGGTGGTGAAGGGGATTGGGTTTGTTTTGAAGCCACAGTAAATCATTAACACAAAGATGTAatctttatttcaaaatattcttGACAATTgtaagttccctttcaggaacttgagctgcatctacaatgctttgggaatgcttccacCATTGCCCTCTGAAAATTACTTAACaagcagccattattgtcaaaataacatttggggttgttattatgtttgTAAACTGCGATTCAGTTGCCACATGTTGGAATCAATGTTTCCCCTTAATGAACagcagcagcactcatgcagctccAGACCGTTACGCTACTACCACAATGCTTGACTatagacacaattttcttgataCTCCTCACCAGAgcgttgccacacatgctggacaccatctgagccaaacaagtttatcttaacTTGATCTCTGTTGTAAATGAAgtggcttccttctgggacgacatGCAAACCAACTGCAatctctaaagcaatgctggcagcactcttGGTCTGTTGTTTGAAACTAGCTTCCGCACCTGACGCATAGCTTGATGACTCAATTTATTTGATCAACCCTTGCAAGTCctgagtggaacccatcttggaaagacctctgtatgaccctggctactgttctgtaactcagtttcaaggtattaccgatcttcttatagcctaggcaatctttgtggaaagcaacaattctaattcccAAATCCTCAGAGAATTATTTGCCATGAGGCACCATGTTGAGCATCCAGTGGACAGTATGAGAGAGTTCTACTCAAAGCACAAACTTTTAACTGCTCTATTACATaacacacaaatttgtatggtcctgtcaagcagataaaaacatgGACATGTTGAATAGGATGTTGAAAATGACATACAGCTGTCATCACTCAGGGTGTACTCACGTTTGTTGCCAACTATTTTTACAATTatggctgtatattgagttattctcagaggacagtaaatactGTTGAATAAACTGCACAgcactactctaaaatatatccaagtttcatttctatagaattgtcccttgaaaagatattctaaaatggttgctgaaatgtgaggtgtgtactcacctttgtgagatactgtatatatttataaattgtaGAGGGTAtacttttattttccatttactgTAGGTATAGTACCTATTGTATATCCAAATAACACAGACTGACAAACAATAGTTCGATAATGTGCAATAACATAGttataaactttttatattacCAAATTTTGTGAATGGCATAATCATTCATAAGTTGAGCCTATTATCAATGTTGATATCATATACTGGAAAGCTTTACTGTTTGCTTACCTTTAACATTAACAACCAATGTTGTGCTGGCTTTGGTGATGTTATTAGCTTCAGCCTCGCAGTAGTAAGTCCCACTGCTGTCTTTGTTTGCCAAGGTACTGGAGCTGCTTAGTTTTTTCTTGTCTTTATACAGAGTGTACTTCACATTAATTTGGGGTTCCGAGATAGCTAAACTCTTACATTTTAGGGTGAATTTTTGTCCCTCAAACACATAATCTGGAGTCATACTTAGCACAGGCCTGGAAAACAACTCTAAGTGGTAAATAAGACAGTTTCATTAGTGCAGTAGATACCATCAGTAACCTTATACAAACTGCATTAATATTGTAAGATGAACTTTACGTTTTTTGTGGATAGTTACCTTTTACCTTCAGCTGGGCTTTGGAACTCTTCTGGACATTGCGCCATTCAGTTTTACATACATATTCTCcagaattattttcttttgcaacAAAGCTGTATTCAAATGACCGATGGGATTTGTGCAACACAGTGTCACTGGTCAGGAAGACTTCAAGATCATTTCGGGAATAATCtgaaacattacaaaaaatgcCCACCCGGTCGCCCTCCACAACATCGGCTTTAGGAATAATTCTTATTGATGGTGTTATCTCAAGTGctggaaagaaaataaacaaaattaaaatacacaatGAAATATAGCAACAATAACTGCCATTAAATGTTGAGGAAGATTAGTATTTAAAGCTCTTTTGCTTGATTGTCAATCAGGAATGACCAACATGTCTTAAAGCAAAGCCAAATAGCTCAAATGTGTTTGGCAGTCTTTACCTCTCACAaagattttcacatttttgctGTTGTTGGAAAAGCCTGCAGTGGGGTGCAGCATTAGCATGTAATTACAATGAAAGATGTTGAATCCAGTTTCCTGAACTTTAACTTTAAAAGTTGCTGAATTTTTATTGGTATGGTCATGTTTAATTTCTGTATTGTTCTTGTAGAAGTAGATATTCAGACCACCGGTTTCATCTGGTGCACTGCATGTGACCACAACTTCATCCCCCTCATTCACAATGCTGGGCTGTACATTCAGCAATGGAGTCTGAAGGCCTGCATGGATACAgaattattaatacaattattattagttttttttactaaattggAAAAACGTTAGTCAATTTCCCATCATGATGCTTAATGCACTTGCCACCATTTTTCCAATGAACTTGGACCGAGCAAGTTTGGTTTGGGgtttgggtaaaaaaaatagtaacacACCAAAGAAATCTGGCAACCTAATTTGTGTGCATTAGGGGTGTCAAATAATCACACTATCTACATCTTTTTAGGACAAAAACAAGTTATTAATTAATACCTACCCAtactcttttttaaaataattttttatttttttaatattaattttaattaacagAAGTTCTACAGTCCTGACCATATACTTAATATGTAAATGCATATTACCACTTTACATAGGCACCGATCACTTATGACATTATTGTTGTAGTCAAACAGGAACAAGACATTTAACACAAAACTTGTAACATTTTGGGGAATGATACTGCTTTACTATGTGCTTGTATATGCCTATAATGCCAATAATGTTCTATATTTAACCAGCATTATCTTTAGACTTGTTTCTACAATGACATTAAAGTTCTCATCCACATCATCTTTTAACATTTCCATTTGCTCCACCTATCATTTGTCCTACACACTGTACCTTTTACAGTGATTCTCTCTGGCTTGCTCTTCATCTCCTTTTTGTCGATTTGGACTTGGCATATGTAAAGGCCTGAGTGGGAAGCCCTGGCTGGGACTAGGCTGTAGTCCACCACAGCATCAGTCGTGTTTTTGGAGTAGACCACTCTTTCATCCCTCAGGAACTTTAGAGTGTGCATGAGTTGTGAGGAACTGTGGCTGACTTTGACTTCACAGCGGAGTGTCAGGTTGCTGCCTCTGTCCACCATGGTTGCTGGAAGGATGGTCAGCTTTACCGAGTCAATAATGAACACTAAACATGGAGGTAGAACCAGAATGAAGAAAGTGGGTTATTAAATTTAGGGGAAATTCTTATTCTGAAGAAGTCAATACTATTTACAATGTATTACAgtattttctgtgtttggaaATACATTTATCTAGTGTAGCTGTAATTATGCTTGTTATTGACAAAGTTTGATGCCAAGTTTCCATGTTCTTTTCATACGCAATGCATTTATTCTTGTGCTGCAATAACAGTGAGAGGCTGTTGACAATGTAGGGAGTCCACAGGAAGGCCACTCCAAGACTGAAGGAATTATGGCTTTTCATCAGAGAAAATGGGAAGGAGGAAAGCAGGCAAATATAAGGTATTAGACTAATCGAAGTTTAGGGCAAAGACACCATATGCAGCGTACTTATTTCATGCTTAAAAAGCAGGCCAACAGATCCCAAACTACAAAGTTTTGTTCTAATATAAAAACTATTGACACACAATACAGACCCCACAACATTAGGGAGTTTAAATAAAACTGGGGGCAAGCAGTGTTTCTATAAACTTCTAACGCAAACACTAGTAAGGTACAAAGTACATAACTTACCTTTCTGTGCCTCACCATCATGCCCTGCAGATGCAACAGTAAAGAGCAGATATGGAAAAAGGTTACACTAAAGATTTGATAGACATATAGCTAAGTTGT
Coding sequences within:
- the pecam1a gene encoding platelet endothelial cell adhesion molecule — translated: MMVRWPFWPTLILIFNFTLWHDGEAQKVFIIDSVKLTILPATMVDRGSNLTLRCEVKVSHSSSQLMHTLKFLRDERVVYSKNTTDAVVDYSLVPARASHSGLYICQVQIDKKEMKSKPERITVKGLQTPLLNVQPSIVNEGDEVVVTCSAPDETGGLNIYFYKNNTEIKHDHTNKNSATFKVKVQETGFNIFHCNYMLMLHPTAGFSNNSKNVKIFVRALEITPSIRIIPKADVVEGDRVGIFCNVSDYSRNDLEVFLTSDTVLHKSHRSFEYSFVAKENNSGEYVCKTEWRNVQKSSKAQLKVKELFSRPVLSMTPDYVFEGQKFTLKCKSLAISEPQINVKYTLYKDKKKLSSSSTLANKDSSGTYYCEAEANNITKASTTLVVNVKVPVSVPAIHTVGKIIIGQPFQLQCESEQGTLPITYTLLKSGQQIEYKTVTGPQRSALFNISSTISDKNEIRDFTCQAENQGATISKSSLPLNVPVIETVSKPHLTLKTKNNKVSEGEDLILDCSVDKGTVPITFTWYRTEVVKPLNTTHINNTKGSHIIKSITRDYEGRYFCEASNDANKKMRSHSVPIEVKLAGWKKALIGVSCILILVLIVIILLVFLKKAHTPQKRKKAVELSVKPARAKSTDPMRVSLTLDIEDNTVGNATPGIMGRNVWSDNVSHSDSDKESEKEESEISQDADKPPLQNVTPGGELVTDDADTAKGDIQDITQDEKAQVSNDVEYVHLNNCEPAPE